In Candidatus Methylomirabilis sp., a genomic segment contains:
- a CDS encoding branched-chain amino acid ABC transporter permease, protein MPPIEVILQQAFNGLMLGVMYALIAVGFTLFFGVLDVIHFSHGDIFTLGAFAGLSLTYLWATVGLGSPAVALPLTFLGAMLLTGLLGVLAERTCVRPLAKAPPLMTLLATLSLGLVIREAILIFYPRGADPKLFPSMLPGGMFEVGGVVIRHENLAILAIAGLAMVLVDRLIKRTRLGASIRAVAQDAEAAQMMGVDLDRTVDLTFFLGSALAAVAGILHGLYYSEIHFIMGIMGGVIGFSAAAVGGLGNVYGAILGGLLFGVLQTLAAAFIPRGSEFRDVVAFAVVMVFLVFKPTGILGEKTVERV, encoded by the coding sequence CTTCGGGGTGCTGGACGTCATCCACTTCTCCCATGGGGACATCTTCACCCTCGGGGCCTTCGCCGGTCTCAGCCTGACCTATCTCTGGGCGACGGTCGGACTCGGCAGCCCGGCCGTCGCCCTCCCCCTCACGTTCCTGGGCGCCATGCTCCTCACCGGCCTCCTGGGGGTCCTGGCCGAGCGGACGTGCGTGAGACCGCTCGCCAAAGCGCCGCCCCTCATGACGCTCCTGGCCACCCTCTCCCTCGGCCTCGTCATCCGCGAGGCGATCCTCATCTTCTATCCTCGCGGGGCGGACCCCAAATTGTTCCCTTCCATGCTCCCCGGGGGGATGTTCGAGGTCGGCGGGGTCGTCATTCGACACGAGAACCTGGCCATCCTGGCCATCGCGGGGCTCGCGATGGTGCTGGTGGACCGGCTGATCAAACGGACGCGGCTGGGGGCCAGCATCCGCGCCGTCGCCCAGGACGCCGAGGCCGCGCAGATGATGGGCGTGGACCTGGACCGGACCGTGGATCTCACGTTCTTCCTCGGCTCGGCCCTCGCCGCGGTGGCGGGCATCCTGCACGGCCTCTACTACAGCGAGATCCACTTCATCATGGGGATCATGGGGGGGGTCATCGGGTTCTCGGCGGCGGCCGTGGGAGGCCTGGGCAACGTGTACGGGGCGATCCTGGGCGGCCTCCTGTTCGGCGTCCTGCAGACGCTCGCCGCCGCCTTCATCCCCCGCGGCTCCGAGTTCCGGGACGTGGTGGCCTTCGCCGTGGTCATGGTCTTCCTCGTGTTCAAGCCGACCGGGATCCTGGGGGAGAAGACCGTCGAGCGGGTCTGA